The Siniperca chuatsi isolate FFG_IHB_CAS linkage group LG7, ASM2008510v1, whole genome shotgun sequence genome includes a window with the following:
- the kcnj5 gene encoding G protein-activated inward rectifier potassium channel 4: protein MAGDSRVLMDHNMEIGVTPAQVKKLPKHLREAQISTERTHLISDPAKKPRQRYVQKDGKCNVHHGNVQETYRYLSDLFTTLVDLRWRLSLFIFTLVYVVNWLFFGFLWWLIALIRGDLVHADEEGWTPCVENLNSFVSAFLFSIETETTIGYGYRVITEKCPEGIILLLVQAILGSIVNAMMVGCMFVKISQPKNRAETLMFSHNAVISVRDNKMCLMFRVGDLRNSHIVEASIRAKLIRSQQTKEGEFIPLNQTDINIGFDTGDDRLFLVSPLIISHEINEKSPFWEMTLAQMEKEEFEIVVILEGMVEATGMTCQARSSYLDTEVLWGYRFTPVLSLEKGFYEVDYNNFHDVYETNTPTCSAKELAAKLREGPLLPQLSLLSPEPKMHTFDPLNRLSKPDPLSRDEDKEERDSGGDRGETNGSAAALEEPPLADGLPD from the exons ATGGCAGGAGATTCTCGAGTCCTCATGGACCACAACATGGAGATAGGAGTCACACCTGCACAG GTGAAGAAGCTTCCTAAACACTTGCGGGAGGCTCAGATCTCGACAGAGCGAACCCACTTGATTTCTGACCCGGCAAAGAAGCCACGTCAGCGATATGTGCAGAAGGACGGAAAGTGCAACGTTCACCACGGAAATGTGCAAGAGACCTACCGTTACCTCAGTGACTTGTTCACTACGCTGGTGGACCTACGCTGGCGTCTTAGTCTCTTCATTTTCACCTTGGTCTATGTAGTCAACTGGCTTTTCTTTGGCTTTCTGTGGTGGCTGATAGCACTAATCCGTGGGGATCTGGTGCATGCTGATGAGGAGGGCTGGACCCCCTGTGTGGAGAACCTCAATAGTTTTGTCTCAGCCTTCCTCTTCTCCATTGAAACAGAGACCACCATTGGGTATGGTTATCGTGTAATCACAGAAAAATGCCCTGAAGGTATCATACTGCTTTTGGTGCAGGCCATCTTGGGTTCCATTGTTAACGCCATGATGGTGGGCTGCATGTTTGTCAAGATCTCACAGCCAAAGAACCGCGCAGAGACCCTCATGTTCTCGCACAATGCTGTCATATCAGTGCGAGACAACAAGATGTGCCTGATGTTTCGGGTGGGGGACCTGAGGAACTCTCACATCGTAGAGGCATCGATCAGAGCGAAGTTGATTCGCTCACAGCAGACCAAGGAGGGGGAGTTCATCCCACTCAACCAGACTGACATCAACATCGGCTTTGACACGGGAGACGACCGGCTGTTCCTGGTGTCGCCACTTATCATCTCTCACGAGATCAACGAGAAGAGCCCCTTCTGGGAGATGACTCTGGCGCAAATGGAGAAGGAGGAGTTCGAGATCGTGGTTATCCTAGAGGGCATGGTGGAGGCCACAG GGATGACATGTCAGGCACGGAGTTCCTACCTGGACACAGAGGTGCTTTGGGGCTACCGCTTCACACCGGTTCTCTCCCTGGAGAAGGGCTTCTACGAGGTAGACTACAACAACTTCCACGATGTCTACGAGACAAACACCCCCACCTGCAGCGCCAAGGAGCTAGCTGCTAAACTTCGGGAGGGGCCACTATTGCCTCAGCTTTCGCTCCTGAGCCCTGAGCCCAAAATGCATACTTTTGACCCCCTAAACCGCCTGTCCAAACCGGACCCACTCAGCCGGGatgaggacaaggaggagagagattCAGGGGGTGACAGAGGAGAGACCAATGGCTCAGCTGCTGCTTTGGAGGAGCCGCCCCTCGCTGATGGACTGCCTGACTGA